In the genome of Calothrix sp. PCC 6303, the window GCAACGGTGATAAGACAATAATCTTATATGCCTTTACCTTGCTAATTATCTCTATGCTATCTATTCATATATATGGTATGCAATTTGGTGGTGTAATTAATGCATTAACTAATGCTACATTAATTCGTTCAAGCTTATTAGATAGTGGTCCTTTACTATTTTTCAAGCATTTGATGAATTATTGTTTTATGTCATCTTATTTATTTAGTTATTCTCTGCTTTTTAATAAAAATACTAAATATAAATTGAAAAATATTTTGGGACTTTGTTTGTCTTTTTTATCTGCTTTTATTGCAACTTCTATATCAGCTGGTCGTGCTCAATTTATATATTATTTATTAGTTTTTTGCTTTGCTTATACCTTAAAAACAAAACGTCTTTTTTCTTTACCCTTTTTATCAATTGCTGGCTTCAGTTTATTATTTATATTATTTGGCAAACAATTATTTTGGAGCTTAAGCGCAATATCTGAAGGTTTGGATGGGGTTGTCAATACCTTTTCCGAATCTAGAGAAGATGATTCTGGCTCAGGGTTCTTGAAAATATTATCAAATTTTGCATATCCCATACATTCACTTGATGCTTCTTTTACCAGTAACTATGATATGCGATTATTTGTTGATTGGTTTTATGGGTTTATTTCTTTCATCCCACAAAAAATTCTAAATTTTGAAAAACCAAATACTGTTTCTTATTACAATACTGAATTCATTGTGGGAACGAATGATTTTGAAATTCCATCAGCTTTTTTAGCATTTGGAATTTACAGCTTTTCATGGTTAGGTTTGGTTTTAGTCACATATATATATGGTTGGATTGGTCGTTACATAGAAATAGTTCTAGTTAATCATTTAAATAAAATAGATTGGATGATTTTTTTATACCCTTTAGTTGCAATAATCTGGATAGATTTCCAACCAGCAGGAGATCCACGAATTTTTCTTACCAGTAATTTTGCTCTGTTAACATCTATCTTTGCATTACTGTTTATTATCAACAAAACTTCCACTGTTTGATATTTATCTTTTTTTTAAATCATGAATGAAATCTCACTATCTAATCATAATACCTCTAACAACAAACCTATTGTTGTGATATTTATTATTACTGGACTTGGTACTGGCGGTGCAGAAGTAATGCTTTACCAGTTACTTACTAAGATAAATAAACAACGTTTTCAAGCAAGCGTTGTTTCGCTGATGGATTACGGAACCTTTGGGATTCCATTAGAAAATTTAGGAATTACTGTGTACTCCTTGGGAATGAAAAGAGGGGTACCAACTCCAAATACTTTCAGGCAATTAATGAAGATTGTTAATGAAGTCAAACCAGATGTGATTCAAGGGTGGATGTACCATGGTAATTTAGCAGCTTATTTTGCTAATTTATTCTCATCAAACCCTAGTCATGTTTATTGGAGTATTCACCACTCAATTAAATCTCTAGAATTAGAAAAAAGTATGACTAGAGTAATCATTAGGGTATGTGGATATTTTTCTAGATTTATCGCTAAAACTATTTTTGTTTCCAAAAATAGTAAACTACAGCATGAGGCGATAGGGTATAGCTGTGAAAATAGTTGTGTTATTCCTAATGGTTTTGATGTTTTATCATTTCAACCATCGGTCGAATCGAGATTAAAGTTTAGAAAGGAATTAAATTTATCAAAAGATTGTATTTTAATTGGTTTGATGTGCCGCTTTCACCCGATGAAAGATCATCTTAACTTTCTGAATGCATCTGTATTGTTATCTCAAAAATTTCCCGATGTTAAATTTGTTTTGGCAGGGACTAATGTTGATAATAAAAATGATTTTCTACTTGATAAAATTAAGCAGTTAGGATTAGAAGATAAAACTTATTTGTTAGGAGAACGTCAAGATATCCCTAACATTATTCCAGCTTTAGATATTATGACAATGGCTTCAGCTTACGGGGAAGCCTTTCCCCTAATTGTAGGAGAATCAATGTCTTGTGGTGTACCTTGTGTGGTGACGGATGTTGGTGATGCTAGTTGGATTGTAGGTGATACAGGAAAAGTTGTTCCTCCAAGGAATCCAGAAGCCTTAGCAGATGCTTGGCAAGAATTAATTGCTATGGATATGGAAGCGAGAGACAAATTAGGAATAGCTGCTCGTTCCAGAGTTATTAACTCATTTTCATTGGATTCTATAGTATCTAAATATGAACATTTGTATGAGAGTTGTTAAATCTGTGGAAATTGATGATATGTGCCAATTTAACTCCTAAACAATTTTATAAAGGCAAAAATGAAAAAAATTCTAATGGTAGCAACAATTCCCGCTACTTTACGTGCATTCTTACTACCATTTGCCCAACATTTTCGTAATCAAGGTTGGCAAGTTGATGCGATCGCTTGTGGGATTTCTGCTTGTGATCGCTGTCATCAGGTTTTTGATCGTGTATGGGATGTGGAATGGTCGCGTAATCCTCTAGATCCCCGTAACTTTCTCAAAACCCCCAGTGCAATTCAAGAGATTGTTACTAGAGGACAGTATGACATCGTGCATGTACATACCCCAGTTGCGGCTTTTGTTACGCGCTATGCACTGAGAAATCTGCGAAAGCAACTCAAAACCAAAGTTATCTACACCGCTCACGGGTTTCATTTTCATCCTGCTGGAAAACCTCTGAAAAATGCTGTTTTTCGGAGTTTGGAAAAGTTTGCGGGTAATTGGACAGACTATTTAGTTGTGATTAACCATGAGGATGAAGCAGCAGCAAAACGTCATCAGCTAGTCTCACCCCAGCATCTCTGCTATATGCCAGGAATTGGGGTAGATTTAGACTATTACAATCCTGATAAGATTTCTGATAGAGAAGTTGAGGAGGTACGTCAGGAATTAGGTTTAACAGCAGAGACACAACTGTTGCTGTCGGTAGCTGAGTTGATACCTCGTAAACATCCTGAAGATGTACTAAGAGCATTTGCCAAACTAGCTAAGTCTGAAGTTTGCTTGGCTTTTGCTGGAGATGGTCCACTGATGGACAAAATGCAAGAGTTAACGTCTGAATTGGGGGTACAGAAGCAAGTGCGCTTTTTGGGATTACGCCAAGATATCCCGACTTTAATGCGCGTAGCAACGGCTACTCTACTGGCTTCAGAGCAGGAAGGTTTACCTAGATGTGTAATGGAGTCTATGAGTTTGGGAACTCCTGTGATTGGTACTTCAATTCGTGGAACTCAGGATTTATTAAAAGATGGTTGTGGATTTTTGGTGGAAGTTGGAGATGTAGAAGGTTTGTCTAATGCGATCGCTTACGTGCTAGACAACCCTATAGAAGCTGGTATTGTAGCGCAGCGGGGACGCGATCGCATGGCAGTATTTGAACTAGAACAAGTGATTAAGTTACATGACCAATTGTATGCGGAGGCTTTATCTGTATAGTGTTACAGGTCTAACAGAATTTTATCCACAAAATATTTAATGCCAGATTGGCAACAGATCTGCCTTTAATCCGGATACACTCTCCATGGGTCAGTAATTGCAAACTTTTGAATATCTAACATGCTGCAATCAAATCAAGGTTGCTGAGGAATTTCAATGCTTATTTTTCCCGAATGCAGATGTTTTGCCGCTACGACTTAGTAAGCATTCATCACAATAGCGACTCTAAAGAGTCTACAGGGATTGCTGATGGTATAAAGTATAAGGATATACAAGTATGATTAGTGGAAATCTTCGATTTATTAGTTGGTTAAATCGTATTCGATTTATCAAGTATGCATTTGACCGGATAGTGGCAGCCACTGCATTATTGTTGCTATCACCAGTGATGTTGGTAATTGCGATCGCTATTTACTTCAAAATGGGTAGTCCAGTGGTATTTACCCAAGCCCGTCCAGGTAAAGACTCCAAGATTTTTCAGTTTTATAAGTTCCGCACCATGACAGATGGGAGAGACAAACAAGGTAATCTTCTCCCTGATGAAAAGCGTTTGACTGCTTTTGGACAGTTGCTGCGTAAGACTAGCTTGGATGAACTCCCCCAACTCTGGAATGTGGTCAAGGGTGATATGAGTTTTATCGGTCCGCGTCCATTACTAGTTCAGTACCTTGATCGCTACACGCCAGAACAAGCACGTCGTCATGAAGTAAAGCCTGGAATTACAGGATGGGCACAAGTAAATGGTCGTAATACCATTGGTTGGGAAGACAAGTTTAAGTGGGATATCTGGTATGTAGATAACTGGAATTTGTTACTGGATTTGAAGATATTTGCTATGACAGTCTTCAAGGTATTACAGCAAGATGGGATTAGCCAAGAAGGTTATGCCACATCAGAAGAATTTAAAGGTTAATTGCAGGAAAATTAATTAATTGATTTGTCGGATTTTTATAGTTCCTCAATCAATGCTTCTCATTTATTTCGTGAGTGAAAACAGTCAAGTCAATGTTCAGAACTAGTCAACATCAAGCTTTAGGTTTCCAGAGAAACAGTTAGAACTTTTATCAATAGAAGATAATATTTTTTTCGTAAAAATTTTTGGTAATAACTGTTTTCCTTTAGGGGATAAGTATGGATATATATTTATATGGTTGTGGTGGACATGCAAAAGTTATTTCAGATATTTTATGTAAACAGGAGAGAAAAGTAACAGCTTTTGTTGATGACAATCCACCATTAGGATTAACCCATATTCATGGTATACCTGTAAAAAAAAACTCACCGGAAATACTAGCAGAAATTGAATGCGATCGCAGTCAATGGATTGTGGCAATTGGGAATAATCAAATTCGTCGTCATATTGCCAAAAAACTAGATAATTATGGTTATTCATTTACTACTGCAATTCATCCTTCCGCCCAAATTGGTTGCGGTGTAGAAATTGCTTCCGGTACGGTAATTATGTCTAATTCTGTGATTAATACAGACTCAAAAATTGGAAATCATGTCATCATAAATACAGGAGCAACTATTGATCATGATTGTATTATTGAAGATTATTGTCATATATCACCAGGATGTCACCTCTGCGGTACAGTAAAGTTGGGAAAAGGAGTATTCTTAGGGGTTGGATCAAAAGTCATTCCAAATATATATATTGAAGAATATACAACCTGTGGTGCAGGTTCAGTAGTAGTTACATTCTTGCCATCACGATGTTTAGCATATGGTTGTCCTGCAAAAGTGGTTCAGACTAATTACTCAGAATAAACACTGTATTTTCAATATATTTTGGCTGAACGCGACTTTCTCAAGAAGCAATTTGGAATACTCTAAATGGTGAATATTTCAATTACTATAAGCTAAGGAATGAATAAAGACAATTAGCACGAGAAAAATGCTTGAATCATAAAGTGACCAATTAATGTTGTGCTATATTGGGCAATAAATTTGATTTTGCAAGGAGTCTGACTATGATTTTCAAACTTAAAGAAAATGTTGATAATCCTGCATCTATCCTTGTAAAAATACGTCAGTTTGTGAGTGAACGTACTTTTTTAGAACTAGCTCAGGATATATTAAAAAATGGTTTTCCCTTATTACGTAGACTTGTAGGTCTATACTTTGATAAGGAATTTGATAAAAAATATAATGTTGATACCTGCGGTTCTATTCACTTAACTAAACTAACTATAAAAAGCAAGAATAGAGAATATGGAGTTATTTACGATCCACTTCCTTTGAAAACACTTAGAAATATTTTATCGTCGATTCCAAGAGTTTTAAGTAAGTATACTTTAGTTGATTTTGGTTCTGGAAAAGGTTTGTTGTATTAAGAATGTAGTACAATAATTTCAAAAAAACCGATAGAATAAATCGTTAACTAACCTTCGATAAGTTTAAAAAAGGTTTCAACCAAGTTTTGCACTTATAATTTAATTCACATTCCTTAGCTTAATTGAAATCAAAACAATAAAAAATCTTTCTATGAAAACCACTACTTACTATTTATCACCAGAGCAGGCAGCACTTTTACCCACCGAGGAAGATATTACTTTTTACGAGGACCATGGCTGGTACATTTCTCCCAGAGTCATTCCCGATGAAATCATAGACCAAGCAATCATTGGCAGTCAAAAATTTTATCAAGGAGAAAGAGATACCACGCTTCCTTCTCAAACTGGGTATAGTAATTGGCAGTCAGGAGATGGAGATGAAATTCGCAACAATGAATTTGTCTCTTTGCAAAAAAACGAGTTGAAACAGCTGGCTCTACAACCAATTATTGGTGCGATCGCAGCCAGATTAACTAGAAGTAAAAGTATTCGACGATTTGAAGACCAGTTAGTTTATAAAGCACCGACTCAGACGCTAGGAAAGGGAGCAGTAGGATGGCATACTGATCATGCCTATTCTTCTAACTGTACCTCCAATAAATTACTTGCAGCTTGGATACCTTTTTACGATTCGGAAGAGAACCGTGCTCCCTTAGTCGTGGTTGATGGTAGCCACAAGTGGACGGGAACAGAACATTTAAGGGATTTTAATCAGCAAGATTTACCTAAAATCTTGCAAAAATATATTGAAGAGGGTAAAAATGTAGTTGAAGTTCCAATGGTAATGAAAAAAGGTCAGATTAGCTTTCATCATGGTTGGACCATTCATGGTAGCTATCCCAATCTTAGTGACCAAGTTCGTTTGGCTATGGCAGTTCATTTACAAGATGAAACAAATTGCTATCAACCCTATTGGAATAATGGTAGACAAATTCACCATTTTCTAGATTCAATTTGCCGTAAATTACCTAATGGGGAACCAGACTACACAGATCCGGTAGTATTTCCTGAAATTTGGTCTGACGAAGTAATGCCATGTGAATACAGCTAGCAAGTCTTAATTAGTATTTAATAATATTTAAATTTATGCAAATAGAAGTCATCGGCTTAACTGATTCATTGTGGTCACAAACATTACAAACTATCCGGCATGATATTTATCATTTGCCTGAATATATTTTATTGGAAGCAAGAAGAACAAAAGCAATTCCTGAAGCTATTTTGATTGCTGATGGCGATCAGATTTTTTTTGTTCCTTATTTATTGCGTAGTTGTGATGATATAGTTCCCGAACAAGCAACTAAAAACGAAATTTTTGACGTTTTATCACCCTATGGTTATACCGGAATCCTCTTAAGTGAAGCCGCTAAAAATAATCTAGAGTTTGTAAAACAAGCAATGCGAGAAATGAAGCAAATTTTCAGTTCTAAGGGAGTTTGTTCGGTATTTTTAAGAATGCATCCAATCCTCAATGAGAATTTTTGTGAGATTTTATCAGAAGATAACTTGATAATTAATGGACAAACAATATCTATTGATTTAAGAATTACTGAATCACAAATATGGTCATCAACAAGGTCTGGTCACAAAAGTACAATCAATAAATGTAAACGTTTGGGAATGGAGGCAAGAATAGTTCCTTTGAGTGAATATCTTGATGAATTTACAAACATTTATCAAGAGACAATGAATCGGGTGGGAGCATCACAAGGATATTATTCTTTTGATTTAGATTACTATCGTGAAATGGGAAAAATATTAAGAGATAAACTCCACTTATGTATAGTAGAGTACGAAAATGAAGTCGCTTGTGTCGGTATATATACTGAAGTTTGTGGAATAATTCAAAGTACTTTAGGGGGAACAAAGGATAAATTTATTCATTTATCTCCTAGTAGCTTAGAGACAGATTATGCTCGATATTGGGCTAAATCGCGTGGGAATGAGTTTTTACATTTAGGAGGTGGGGTTGGTGCATCACAAGATAGTGTCTATTCTTTCAAAAAAGGCTTTTCAAAACTCCAGCATACATTTATGACATTGCGTTTGATTTTAGATGAGAATAAATATAATTATCTGACAGATTTACGTGCAAAATCATTAAATACTAAATCAGAAAAGCTTATAGAAACAAGTTTCTTTCCAGCCTATCGCTCGACTGTATGAATTTACCTTTAATCAGAAATAAAGAACAATATAATTGCCTAGTTGAAGAACAAACCAGAAATTCCAATGCTTCGGCTTAGGTAATAAATAATTAGGTAAGACTTATTGCTTGCCTATCAAATTCCTAAAATCAGGAATTAATTTCATTTTATTTGTTCCAGTTTTTTTAAAATAATATTAAATTTAAGCTAGCCAAAATGAAAAAAACAATTTTACTTTCTACCCCCCATATCGGAAAGAAAGAACTTGAATTTGTACAAGAAGCTTTTACAACTAACTGGATTGCCCCCGTTGGTCCCCATATTGATGCTTTTGAGCAAGAGTTTTGCGAAGTTACAGGTGCGGCATATGCAGCAGCAGTTAGTTCAGGGACAGCAGCAATTCATTTAGCTTTACGGTTATTGGATGTTGGTGTTGGAGATGAGGTTTTTTGCTCAACTTTGACTTTTGCAGCAAGTGCTAACCCAATCATTTATCAAAATGCCAAACCTGTATTTGTAGATAGTGACACCAAGTCGTGGAATATGAATCCCGATTTGTTGTGTGAAGCTATAGAAAAA includes:
- a CDS encoding O-antigen polymerase; this translates as MLASAYLGLIFFIFFVEFNRKKILKPDFLTLFHIIFVLLYPLPGFFLEADIGNSRYELSISDKIYSSNIKTLIAVYIGYFFVLFGFFSKSAQRLGKKVIIKSNGDKTIILYAFTLLIISMLSIHIYGMQFGGVINALTNATLIRSSLLDSGPLLFFKHLMNYCFMSSYLFSYSLLFNKNTKYKLKNILGLCLSFLSAFIATSISAGRAQFIYYLLVFCFAYTLKTKRLFSLPFLSIAGFSLLFILFGKQLFWSLSAISEGLDGVVNTFSESREDDSGSGFLKILSNFAYPIHSLDASFTSNYDMRLFVDWFYGFISFIPQKILNFEKPNTVSYYNTEFIVGTNDFEIPSAFLAFGIYSFSWLGLVLVTYIYGWIGRYIEIVLVNHLNKIDWMIFLYPLVAIIWIDFQPAGDPRIFLTSNFALLTSIFALLFIINKTSTV
- a CDS encoding glycosyltransferase family 4 protein; amino-acid sequence: MNEISLSNHNTSNNKPIVVIFIITGLGTGGAEVMLYQLLTKINKQRFQASVVSLMDYGTFGIPLENLGITVYSLGMKRGVPTPNTFRQLMKIVNEVKPDVIQGWMYHGNLAAYFANLFSSNPSHVYWSIHHSIKSLELEKSMTRVIIRVCGYFSRFIAKTIFVSKNSKLQHEAIGYSCENSCVIPNGFDVLSFQPSVESRLKFRKELNLSKDCILIGLMCRFHPMKDHLNFLNASVLLSQKFPDVKFVLAGTNVDNKNDFLLDKIKQLGLEDKTYLLGERQDIPNIIPALDIMTMASAYGEAFPLIVGESMSCGVPCVVTDVGDASWIVGDTGKVVPPRNPEALADAWQELIAMDMEARDKLGIAARSRVINSFSLDSIVSKYEHLYESC
- a CDS encoding glycosyltransferase family 4 protein, with the protein product MKKILMVATIPATLRAFLLPFAQHFRNQGWQVDAIACGISACDRCHQVFDRVWDVEWSRNPLDPRNFLKTPSAIQEIVTRGQYDIVHVHTPVAAFVTRYALRNLRKQLKTKVIYTAHGFHFHPAGKPLKNAVFRSLEKFAGNWTDYLVVINHEDEAAAKRHQLVSPQHLCYMPGIGVDLDYYNPDKISDREVEEVRQELGLTAETQLLLSVAELIPRKHPEDVLRAFAKLAKSEVCLAFAGDGPLMDKMQELTSELGVQKQVRFLGLRQDIPTLMRVATATLLASEQEGLPRCVMESMSLGTPVIGTSIRGTQDLLKDGCGFLVEVGDVEGLSNAIAYVLDNPIEAGIVAQRGRDRMAVFELEQVIKLHDQLYAEALSV
- a CDS encoding sugar transferase produces the protein MISGNLRFISWLNRIRFIKYAFDRIVAATALLLLSPVMLVIAIAIYFKMGSPVVFTQARPGKDSKIFQFYKFRTMTDGRDKQGNLLPDEKRLTAFGQLLRKTSLDELPQLWNVVKGDMSFIGPRPLLVQYLDRYTPEQARRHEVKPGITGWAQVNGRNTIGWEDKFKWDIWYVDNWNLLLDLKIFAMTVFKVLQQDGISQEGYATSEEFKG
- a CDS encoding acetyltransferase, whose amino-acid sequence is MDIYLYGCGGHAKVISDILCKQERKVTAFVDDNPPLGLTHIHGIPVKKNSPEILAEIECDRSQWIVAIGNNQIRRHIAKKLDNYGYSFTTAIHPSAQIGCGVEIASGTVIMSNSVINTDSKIGNHVIINTGATIDHDCIIEDYCHISPGCHLCGTVKLGKGVFLGVGSKVIPNIYIEEYTTCGAGSVVVTFLPSRCLAYGCPAKVVQTNYSE
- a CDS encoding phytanoyl-CoA dioxygenase family protein, giving the protein MKTTTYYLSPEQAALLPTEEDITFYEDHGWYISPRVIPDEIIDQAIIGSQKFYQGERDTTLPSQTGYSNWQSGDGDEIRNNEFVSLQKNELKQLALQPIIGAIAARLTRSKSIRRFEDQLVYKAPTQTLGKGAVGWHTDHAYSSNCTSNKLLAAWIPFYDSEENRAPLVVVDGSHKWTGTEHLRDFNQQDLPKILQKYIEEGKNVVEVPMVMKKGQISFHHGWTIHGSYPNLSDQVRLAMAVHLQDETNCYQPYWNNGRQIHHFLDSICRKLPNGEPDYTDPVVFPEIWSDEVMPCEYS
- a CDS encoding peptidoglycan bridge formation glycyltransferase FemA/FemB family protein, coding for MQIEVIGLTDSLWSQTLQTIRHDIYHLPEYILLEARRTKAIPEAILIADGDQIFFVPYLLRSCDDIVPEQATKNEIFDVLSPYGYTGILLSEAAKNNLEFVKQAMREMKQIFSSKGVCSVFLRMHPILNENFCEILSEDNLIINGQTISIDLRITESQIWSSTRSGHKSTINKCKRLGMEARIVPLSEYLDEFTNIYQETMNRVGASQGYYSFDLDYYREMGKILRDKLHLCIVEYENEVACVGIYTEVCGIIQSTLGGTKDKFIHLSPSSLETDYARYWAKSRGNEFLHLGGGVGASQDSVYSFKKGFSKLQHTFMTLRLILDENKYNYLTDLRAKSLNTKSEKLIETSFFPAYRSTV